Proteins encoded by one window of Neptunomonas phycophila:
- the recF gene encoding DNA replication/repair protein RecF (All proteins in this family for which functions are known are DNA-binding proteins that assist the filamentation of RecA onto DNA for the initiation of recombination or recombinational repair.), translated as MSITSLSIKKIRNLSEVAFTPAKRINIIHGANGSGKTSLLEAIHFLGLTRSFRTNQFRYLVTSAERESLVYSEVDSYSAGKSHPLGISRNLDGDVRIRYSGATLELSELASLLPLQVINTDTFELLEGSPAIRRQFIDWGAFHADQTFIMIWRSFKRVLQQRNSLLKCGKIDPTLRELWDKELVQYADQLTALRKAYIEELIPDFDAILHRLNSDLDIRLSFAPGWDQKIPLDTLLNDNLQRDLKQGFTSAGPQRADLKVKVDGVSAAERLSRGQKKLVVSALKLAQGAVFHRMSQRPCIYLIDDLPSELDEQHCRLFCEFLEQTHNQCFITCVDPASLLGFWQPETEVACFHLDSGQLV; from the coding sequence ATGTCGATAACATCCCTGTCTATTAAAAAAATACGTAATCTCTCTGAGGTCGCCTTTACGCCAGCAAAGCGGATCAATATTATCCACGGCGCTAACGGTAGCGGTAAAACCTCGCTGCTTGAAGCGATCCATTTTCTTGGGTTAACACGTTCTTTTCGGACTAATCAGTTTCGTTATCTTGTCACCTCGGCTGAGCGTGAGTCTTTAGTGTATTCCGAAGTCGACAGTTACAGCGCCGGTAAGTCGCATCCTTTGGGGATTAGCCGCAACCTCGATGGCGATGTCCGCATTCGTTATAGTGGTGCAACGCTTGAGCTGTCGGAGCTTGCAAGCTTGTTACCTTTGCAAGTTATTAACACTGATACGTTCGAATTATTAGAAGGTAGTCCTGCTATTCGTCGACAATTTATAGACTGGGGCGCTTTCCATGCAGATCAAACATTTATCATGATCTGGCGAAGCTTTAAGCGTGTGTTACAACAGCGTAATTCTTTGCTGAAGTGTGGTAAAATTGATCCCACTTTACGTGAGCTCTGGGATAAAGAGCTGGTTCAGTACGCTGATCAGCTTACCGCGCTTCGAAAGGCTTATATTGAAGAGTTAATACCGGATTTTGATGCGATTTTGCACCGCCTAAATTCCGACCTTGATATACGCTTGTCGTTCGCTCCCGGTTGGGATCAAAAAATACCGTTAGATACGCTGCTAAACGACAACCTGCAACGGGACCTTAAACAAGGGTTTACCAGTGCAGGTCCGCAGCGAGCTGATCTTAAAGTAAAAGTAGATGGCGTGAGTGCGGCAGAGCGACTCTCGCGCGGGCAAAAAAAGTTGGTGGTGAGTGCGCTTAAATTAGCGCAAGGTGCTGTATTTCACCGCATGAGCCAGCGCCCTTGCATCTATTTAATTGATGATCTGCCGTCAGAGCTCGACGAACAGCACTGTCGCTTGTTTTGCGAGTTTTTAGAACAAACACATAATCAATGTTTCATCACCTGTGTTGATCCGGCCAGTTTGCTAGGATTTTGGCAGCCGGAAACAGAGGTGGCCTGCTTTCATTTAGACAGCGGCCAGTTGGTGTAG
- the dnaN gene encoding DNA polymerase III subunit beta gives MRFVISREALIKPLQLVAGVVERRQTLPVLSNILLVAEGDQLSMTGTDLEVELVGRVMLEEPADAGSVTVPARKLMDICKSLPDDSRIELELSGQKMVIKSGRSRFSLSTLPAAEFPNVEDSPQTFGLTLSQGQLRYLIEQTGFSMAQQDVRYYLNGMLLEVTENSLRTVATDGHRLATSVASVETDQTGDHQIIVPRKGILELARLLQHGDEPLQLVIGANHIRAHVGDFTFTSKLVDGKFPDYQRVIPRNGDKDVLGDRQELRKVFSRIAILSNEKYRGVRLSLTSGFLQVMANNPEQEEAEETIAIDYQGEALEIGFNVNYLLDVLSILNTDVVRFTLSDSNSSALIQGFDEDSSVYVIMPMRM, from the coding sequence ATGAGATTCGTCATATCGCGTGAAGCATTAATCAAGCCCTTGCAGTTGGTGGCTGGGGTGGTTGAGCGTCGCCAGACCCTTCCGGTACTGTCCAATATTTTATTGGTAGCCGAAGGCGATCAGTTATCCATGACCGGAACCGATCTCGAAGTTGAGTTGGTTGGCCGCGTTATGCTAGAAGAGCCCGCTGATGCAGGTTCTGTGACTGTGCCAGCGCGTAAGCTAATGGATATCTGTAAGTCCTTACCGGACGATTCACGTATCGAGCTTGAATTAAGCGGCCAAAAAATGGTGATCAAGTCCGGCCGTAGCCGCTTCTCACTGTCTACTTTGCCGGCGGCTGAGTTCCCTAACGTAGAAGATAGCCCGCAAACATTTGGCTTAACCTTATCGCAAGGTCAGCTGCGTTATCTGATCGAGCAAACTGGCTTCTCAATGGCTCAGCAAGATGTCCGTTACTACCTAAACGGCATGCTGCTAGAAGTGACCGAGAACTCATTGCGCACAGTGGCTACCGACGGCCACCGTTTGGCAACCAGCGTTGCATCGGTAGAGACAGACCAAACAGGCGATCACCAAATCATCGTGCCACGTAAAGGTATATTAGAGCTGGCTCGACTACTTCAGCACGGCGATGAGCCTTTACAACTGGTGATCGGTGCTAATCATATTCGTGCGCACGTGGGTGATTTTACGTTCACCTCCAAGCTAGTTGATGGCAAGTTCCCTGATTATCAGCGCGTTATTCCACGTAATGGCGACAAAGATGTATTGGGTGACCGTCAGGAGTTGCGCAAAGTCTTTAGCCGTATCGCGATTTTGTCTAACGAGAAATACCGAGGCGTGCGACTCTCGTTAACCAGTGGCTTCTTGCAGGTCATGGCGAACAACCCCGAGCAGGAAGAAGCCGAGGAAACTATCGCTATCGACTACCAAGGTGAAGCGCTCGAGATCGGCTTTAACGTTAATTACTTGTTAGATGTGCTCTCGATTTTGAATACGGATGTAGTTCGCTTTACCTTATCTGACTCTAACAGCAGTGCGCTGATTCAAGGGTTTGATGAAGACTCAAGCGTATATGTCATAATGCCGATGCGCATGTAA
- the dnaA gene encoding chromosomal replication initiator protein DnaA, whose protein sequence is MSAELWERCLPSLQNEFPAQQYNTWVRPLRAEESQSSVLVLVAPNRFVRDWVNDKFLSRIRQVICDVSGDISADVRVEVSTAGPAHLMSRRMPAAPPRPRPAAPTPSAPQESHQPAPSYMDPPPAATAPRYSESAPAEANTYLHTQSQPQPQLELDVGVVEPERKIIEVEGGLRHQSNLNDSFSFDSFVQGKSNQLALAAAQQVADNPGGAYNPLFIYGGVGLGKTHLMHAVGLEMLRQNPNARIVYLHSERFVADMVKALQLNAINDFKRFYRSVDALLIDDIQFFAGKERSQEEFFHTFNALLEGGQQMILTSDRYPKEIHGVEERLKSRFGWGLTVAIEPPELETRVAIVMKKAEEARISLPDDAAFFLAQKIRSNVRELEGALKRVIANAHFTGSAITTPFIKESLKDLLALQDKQVSIDNIQRVVAEYYKIKISDLLSKRRSRSVARPRQVAMSIAKELTNHSLPEIGDAFGGRDHTTVLHACRKIKQLRETDADIREDYQNLLRHLTS, encoded by the coding sequence ATGTCAGCAGAGTTGTGGGAACGCTGCTTACCCAGTTTACAAAATGAGTTTCCTGCCCAACAGTACAATACGTGGGTCAGGCCTTTGCGCGCCGAAGAAAGCCAGAGCTCGGTCTTGGTATTGGTTGCGCCTAACCGTTTTGTTCGCGATTGGGTCAATGACAAGTTTCTATCGCGCATCCGCCAAGTTATTTGTGACGTATCTGGTGATATTAGCGCTGATGTTCGCGTTGAAGTGAGTACGGCAGGCCCCGCTCATTTGATGTCGCGTCGTATGCCTGCGGCTCCACCGCGCCCTCGCCCGGCTGCTCCCACACCCAGTGCGCCACAAGAGAGCCATCAGCCTGCGCCTTCTTACATGGATCCTCCACCAGCTGCTACGGCTCCTCGCTATTCTGAAAGCGCCCCAGCCGAAGCGAATACTTACTTACATACGCAAAGTCAGCCTCAGCCGCAATTAGAGCTAGATGTAGGTGTGGTTGAGCCCGAGCGTAAGATTATTGAAGTTGAAGGTGGTTTGCGCCATCAATCAAACCTGAATGATTCCTTCTCGTTTGATTCATTTGTACAAGGTAAATCTAACCAGCTAGCTTTGGCTGCTGCGCAACAAGTAGCTGATAACCCAGGCGGCGCTTATAACCCACTCTTTATATACGGTGGTGTGGGTCTTGGTAAAACTCACTTGATGCATGCCGTTGGTTTGGAAATGCTGCGTCAGAACCCCAACGCGCGCATCGTATATTTACACTCAGAGCGTTTTGTTGCTGACATGGTAAAAGCGTTACAGCTTAATGCCATTAATGATTTTAAGCGTTTTTACCGGTCGGTTGATGCGCTGTTAATTGATGATATTCAGTTTTTTGCAGGTAAAGAGCGCTCACAAGAAGAGTTTTTCCACACTTTTAACGCCTTGTTGGAAGGCGGTCAGCAGATGATTTTAACCAGCGACCGTTATCCAAAAGAGATTCATGGTGTTGAAGAGCGACTAAAATCGCGATTCGGTTGGGGCTTAACCGTAGCTATCGAGCCGCCAGAGCTAGAAACCCGAGTCGCAATTGTTATGAAAAAAGCCGAAGAGGCACGCATCTCATTACCTGATGATGCGGCCTTTTTCTTGGCGCAAAAAATACGTTCCAATGTTCGTGAGCTTGAAGGCGCACTTAAGCGCGTTATTGCTAACGCACATTTTACCGGTAGTGCTATTACAACACCCTTTATTAAAGAGTCCCTTAAGGACTTACTAGCATTACAGGATAAACAAGTTAGTATTGATAATATTCAGCGTGTGGTCGCCGAGTATTATAAGATTAAGATATCCGACCTGCTTTCTAAGCGTCGTAGTCGATCTGTAGCCCGGCCGCGTCAGGTAGCGATGAGTATCGCTAAAGAACTGACGAACCACAGTTTGCCGGAGATTGGGGATGCCTTTGGTGGGCGCGATCATACAACAGTGCTGCATGCCTGTCGTAAGATTAAGCAACTACGTGAAACAGATGCGGATATCAGAGAAGATTATCAAAACCTGCTGCGTCACCTGACATCGTAG
- the rpmH gene encoding 50S ribosomal protein L34 — MKRTFQPSVLKRARNHGFRARMATKSGRAIINRRRAKGRKRLSA, encoded by the coding sequence ATGAAAAGAACTTTTCAACCAAGCGTTTTAAAACGCGCACGTAACCACGGCTTCCGCGCTCGCATGGCAACTAAAAGCGGCCGCGCTATTATCAACCGTCGTCGTGCTAAAGGCCGCAAGCGTCTGTCTGCCTAA
- the rnpA gene encoding ribonuclease P protein component, giving the protein MTKHEYPRQLRLLTAGDFKYVFDDASVKAHDQRVLILARPNGLDHPRIGFVISKKNIRRAVKRNLVRRIIRESFRLNQHKLPALDMVVLARPGLGDLSTEDIHALSMKSWNKLIQKANNAHNKQVKRS; this is encoded by the coding sequence ATGACCAAACACGAATATCCCCGGCAGTTACGTTTGCTAACTGCCGGGGATTTCAAATACGTCTTCGATGATGCCTCCGTTAAGGCGCACGACCAGCGTGTTTTAATTCTCGCCCGTCCCAACGGACTCGATCATCCACGCATCGGGTTTGTCATTTCTAAAAAAAATATACGTAGAGCAGTGAAACGTAACCTCGTTCGACGTATTATTCGCGAGTCTTTTCGCCTGAATCAACATAAATTGCCTGCTTTAGACATGGTAGTACTGGCGCGTCCCGGTTTAGGGGATCTCAGTACAGAAGATATTCATGCCTTATCTATGAAAAGCTGGAATAAGTTAATTCAGAAAGCCAATAACGCACACAACAAGCAAGTGAAACGGTCTTAA
- the yidC gene encoding membrane protein insertase YidC: MDVKRVILIAALSLISYMLILQWNEDYGQKPTAEAPVASVSAYGSKTATGDLPATGTAQATADIPATSDSAEQPAAAQTSSAQIITVTTPVQDVLIDTKGGDIIQLALPEQKASLNSDQPFLLLEQTPNRTYVSQSGLVGRDGPDANKDGRPVYTADQTSYTQEGDQTLFVDLKYTTPEGVQITKRFTFTEGAHNIGVEYLINNQSNAEFKANLFGQIKRDNSEDPNGSPDMGMQSYLGPVFSTTENSYQKYSFSDIDDDGNFKQTSEDGWVAMVQHYFVTSWIPAPGAEYTYSTRKINNNYIAGFISPELTVAPGSEASVGAHFYAGPKNVDEMEAAAPKLDKTIDFGVLWWIASPLYMLLKALHGFLGNWGLAIIGITLIVKAVLFPLNAKAFKSMAKMRKFAPEMKRMKEMYGDDRQKMSQAMMQLYKKEKINPLGGCLPMVAQMPIFIALYWVLAESVELRHAEFLYLADLSAKDPYFILPIIMGASMFIQQTLNPAPPDPMQAKVMKMLPILFTFFFLWFPAGLTLYWVVNNILSIAQQYVINKQIEAGDSKAS; the protein is encoded by the coding sequence ATGGATGTAAAGCGAGTCATACTGATTGCCGCTCTGTCATTAATCTCTTACATGCTAATTTTGCAGTGGAATGAAGATTACGGACAGAAACCAACAGCCGAAGCACCGGTAGCCTCTGTTTCTGCCTATGGTAGTAAAACAGCCACTGGTGACCTCCCTGCAACAGGCACTGCTCAAGCTACGGCAGATATTCCTGCGACTAGCGATAGCGCAGAACAGCCAGCCGCCGCTCAAACCAGCAGCGCACAAATCATTACGGTTACCACACCGGTTCAAGATGTCTTAATTGACACTAAAGGTGGTGACATTATTCAACTCGCGCTTCCAGAGCAAAAAGCGAGCCTTAATAGTGATCAACCTTTCCTACTTCTTGAACAAACGCCTAACCGCACGTACGTTTCTCAAAGCGGTTTAGTGGGTCGTGATGGTCCTGATGCTAATAAAGATGGTCGCCCTGTATATACGGCCGATCAAACCAGCTACACCCAGGAAGGTGATCAAACTCTTTTTGTTGATCTAAAATACACAACGCCTGAAGGTGTGCAGATCACTAAGCGTTTCACTTTCACCGAAGGTGCGCACAATATTGGAGTTGAATATTTAATCAACAACCAATCCAACGCTGAGTTTAAAGCCAACCTATTCGGTCAAATTAAGCGTGATAACAGCGAAGATCCAAACGGATCACCTGATATGGGCATGCAGTCATATTTAGGCCCAGTGTTTTCTACAACAGAAAATAGCTATCAGAAGTATTCATTTAGTGACATCGACGATGATGGCAACTTTAAGCAAACATCGGAAGATGGCTGGGTTGCGATGGTTCAACACTATTTTGTGACGTCATGGATACCAGCACCAGGTGCCGAGTACACGTACAGCACACGCAAAATCAACAACAACTATATTGCTGGCTTTATTTCACCTGAGCTAACTGTTGCTCCAGGTTCAGAAGCAAGCGTAGGCGCGCATTTTTATGCTGGCCCTAAAAACGTTGATGAAATGGAAGCAGCGGCACCCAAACTCGATAAAACCATCGATTTTGGCGTATTGTGGTGGATTGCTTCTCCGCTCTACATGCTACTTAAAGCATTGCACGGCTTCTTGGGTAACTGGGGCTTAGCGATTATCGGTATTACGCTGATTGTTAAAGCTGTTCTATTCCCATTAAACGCAAAAGCGTTTAAGTCCATGGCTAAAATGCGTAAATTTGCTCCTGAAATGAAGCGCATGAAAGAGATGTATGGTGACGATCGCCAGAAGATGTCTCAAGCTATGATGCAACTTTACAAGAAAGAGAAGATCAATCCATTGGGCGGATGTTTGCCAATGGTTGCACAAATGCCGATCTTCATTGCTTTGTATTGGGTACTGGCTGAATCCGTTGAGCTTCGCCATGCAGAGTTCTTATACCTAGCTGACTTATCAGCGAAAGACCCATACTTCATCCTGCCAATTATCATGGGTGCAAGTATGTTTATTCAGCAAACACTTAACCCTGCACCACCTGATCCAATGCAGGCCAAAGTGATGAAAATGCTGCCAATCCTGTTTACTTTCTTCTTCCTGTGGTTCCCTGCAGGTCTGACACTGTACTGGGTTGTGAACAACATCCTGTCGATTGCACAGCAATATGTAATCAACAAACAAATAGAAGCGGGCGACAGCAAAGCCTCCTAG
- the mnmE gene encoding tRNA uridine-5-carboxymethylaminomethyl(34) synthesis GTPase MnmE, translating to MTSYTQDTIAAQATAPGRGGVGIVRVSGPKAALIAESVLGYAPKPRYAHYSPFKDEQGNELDEGIALYFPGPNSFTGEDVFELQGHGGPVVMDFLLQRVQSLGARLARPGEFSERAFLNDKLDLAQAEAIADLIDSSSQHAARCALRSLQGEFSRRIDHLVESLIHLRIYVEAAIDFPEEEIDFLADGKVLNDLHSIINNLENVQTEAKQGSLIREGMSVVIAGRPNAGKSSLLNALAGRETAIVTDIEGTTRDVLREHIHIDGMPLHIIDTAGLRDAPDEVERIGIQRAWDEIQKADRVLLMVDSMRNNADDPHQIWPEFVDQLNDDSKITVIRNKADLSGETIGQTQAHGYPLINLSAKAGEGINILRDHLKQCMGYQATTEGGFLARRRHLEALDTAHELLITGRDQLQMHGAGELLAEDLRQAQHALGEITGQFTSDDLLGRIFSSFCIGK from the coding sequence ATGACAAGCTACACACAAGACACCATTGCAGCGCAAGCAACCGCACCCGGTCGTGGCGGGGTAGGGATTGTCCGTGTATCAGGGCCTAAAGCGGCTCTCATCGCTGAATCTGTTCTTGGGTATGCCCCCAAGCCACGCTACGCCCATTACAGCCCGTTTAAGGATGAGCAGGGTAATGAGTTAGATGAAGGGATAGCACTTTACTTCCCTGGGCCTAATTCGTTTACCGGTGAAGATGTATTTGAACTACAAGGCCACGGCGGTCCGGTCGTCATGGACTTTTTATTGCAGCGCGTCCAATCACTAGGCGCGAGGTTGGCTAGACCGGGTGAGTTCTCGGAGCGAGCCTTCCTCAATGATAAGCTCGATTTGGCCCAAGCAGAGGCCATAGCGGATTTAATCGACAGCTCTTCCCAGCATGCAGCACGCTGCGCCTTACGCTCATTGCAAGGTGAGTTCTCGCGCCGTATTGACCACCTAGTCGAATCGCTAATCCATTTGCGCATCTATGTTGAAGCGGCAATCGATTTTCCAGAGGAAGAAATCGACTTCCTAGCGGATGGTAAGGTACTCAACGATTTACATAGCATTATCAACAATTTAGAAAACGTACAAACAGAAGCCAAACAAGGTAGCCTGATTCGCGAAGGCATGAGCGTGGTTATTGCCGGCCGTCCTAATGCGGGCAAATCGAGCTTACTGAATGCGCTAGCCGGACGCGAAACAGCCATTGTGACCGACATAGAAGGCACAACTCGCGACGTTTTACGCGAACATATTCACATTGATGGTATGCCATTACACATTATCGATACGGCAGGCTTACGAGACGCTCCTGATGAAGTTGAGCGCATAGGCATCCAGCGCGCGTGGGATGAGATACAAAAAGCGGACCGTGTTTTGCTGATGGTCGATAGTATGCGCAACAATGCCGATGACCCGCATCAAATCTGGCCAGAGTTTGTCGATCAGCTGAACGATGATAGTAAAATTACCGTGATTCGTAACAAAGCTGACTTAAGTGGCGAGACGATAGGCCAAACACAAGCGCATGGTTACCCGCTTATCAACTTATCAGCGAAAGCAGGCGAGGGGATTAATATCCTGCGCGACCACTTAAAACAATGCATGGGGTATCAAGCGACTACCGAAGGCGGTTTTCTTGCCCGACGCCGCCACTTAGAAGCGCTAGATACGGCACATGAGTTACTCATCACCGGCCGTGACCAACTGCAAATGCACGGCGCCGGTGAACTGCTCGCTGAAGATTTACGACAAGCACAGCACGCCTTGGGCGAAATAACAGGTCAGTTCACTAGCGACGATTTATTAGGACGTATTTTTTCTAGTTTCTGTATTGGGAAGTAA
- a CDS encoding TrkH family potassium uptake protein, which translates to MEQWHPSISPLERKPKASGKIAAAPPLILCGGFLLLIALGTCLLKLPMATHVPISWVQSVFTSTSAVTVTGLAVVDTGTTFTVYGHLIIALLIQCGGLGLMTLAIVTLIALGGKISFLQFTVAREAFNQTDASTLVSTAKSVLIFSMIIELIGMLVLFLYWLEPLGWQTSLYHSFFYTISAFNNAGFALRADSLTPYVADPVINMTITGLFIAGGLGFSVWIDLVKNKRWAKLSLYSKMMILGTVVINSVAVIAIYCIEYNNPNTLAPLSESGKWLASWFQAVTTRTAGFNTVAIDQLEDATTALMLMLMFIGGGSMSTASGIKVVTFMVLVMATYNYLRRDGAVHFLKREIPKETVSKALALTIISAGVTWIAIFCLLLSEEADMLDIVFEAVSALGTVGLSRGLTTSLSEAGEFILIFLMFMGRLGPLTLAYFLASPRIKKLRYPSAKIAIG; encoded by the coding sequence ATGGAACAGTGGCATCCTAGTATCAGTCCTTTGGAGCGAAAACCAAAAGCGTCAGGCAAAATTGCAGCCGCTCCGCCGCTGATTCTATGTGGAGGTTTTCTTTTACTCATTGCGCTCGGCACTTGTTTACTTAAGCTGCCAATGGCGACGCATGTGCCTATCTCCTGGGTGCAGAGTGTTTTTACCTCGACATCCGCGGTCACCGTTACTGGCTTAGCGGTAGTGGATACAGGCACGACCTTTACTGTATACGGACACCTCATTATTGCCCTCCTCATACAGTGCGGGGGGTTGGGGTTAATGACCTTGGCGATAGTCACCCTGATTGCCTTGGGTGGAAAAATTAGCTTTCTTCAGTTTACGGTTGCCCGTGAAGCGTTTAATCAGACGGATGCATCAACGCTCGTATCAACGGCTAAGTCGGTGCTTATCTTCTCGATGATTATTGAGCTGATCGGCATGTTAGTGTTGTTTCTCTATTGGTTAGAGCCTTTAGGGTGGCAAACCAGTTTGTACCATAGTTTTTTTTATACCATTAGCGCGTTCAACAATGCTGGGTTTGCATTGAGGGCCGACAGCTTAACGCCTTATGTTGCTGATCCAGTCATCAACATGACCATTACAGGGCTCTTTATAGCAGGAGGCTTAGGGTTTTCTGTTTGGATCGACTTAGTGAAGAATAAGCGATGGGCCAAGCTGTCGCTCTATAGCAAGATGATGATTTTAGGAACGGTGGTTATCAACTCTGTAGCTGTCATTGCTATTTATTGTATTGAATACAACAACCCCAATACGCTGGCGCCTTTAAGTGAATCCGGTAAATGGCTGGCGTCCTGGTTCCAAGCCGTGACAACGCGAACGGCTGGCTTTAATACGGTAGCCATTGATCAACTCGAAGATGCAACAACCGCCTTAATGTTGATGCTTATGTTTATTGGTGGCGGTTCTATGAGTACTGCTAGTGGTATTAAAGTTGTGACTTTTATGGTGTTGGTGATGGCCACCTATAATTACTTACGCCGAGATGGCGCCGTGCATTTCTTAAAGCGTGAAATACCGAAAGAAACCGTAAGCAAAGCGCTTGCTTTAACCATTATATCGGCCGGTGTAACGTGGATCGCTATTTTCTGCCTGTTACTCAGTGAGGAAGCCGATATGTTGGATATTGTGTTTGAGGCCGTTTCTGCGTTAGGAACAGTCGGGTTATCTCGAGGTCTCACCACGTCATTATCCGAAGCTGGGGAGTTTATTCTAATCTTCTTGATGTTTATGGGACGCTTGGGGCCGCTCACGCTAGCGTATTTCTTGGCGAGCCCACGGATTAAAAAGCTGCGCTATCCGAGTGCTAAAATTGCCATCGGATAA
- a CDS encoding potassium channel family protein, translating into MAHFTVIGLGRFGIAASLELIHLGHTVTGVDLDPKIAEKYADNLTQMVICDASDEGALRELDLNSSNVVLVAIGEDMEASLLSTLALKNVGVKNIWVKASSKAHHTIVSKLGVSRIIHPEEEMGIRVAQALNYPMVNNYLSLGHGLHVVEIPIKEKLNGSTIGLVLKDLRGSVDAILVKRGPTKFTKLGHDFALLTNDVLLLCGTRAELQYLAPRLI; encoded by the coding sequence ATGGCCCATTTTACTGTGATCGGTTTAGGCCGTTTTGGTATCGCCGCTAGTTTAGAGTTGATCCATCTAGGGCATACGGTGACAGGGGTAGATCTAGATCCCAAAATCGCAGAAAAATACGCTGATAACTTAACGCAAATGGTTATCTGTGACGCGTCCGATGAAGGGGCTTTACGTGAGCTAGACCTTAACAGCAGTAACGTCGTGTTAGTGGCGATTGGCGAGGACATGGAAGCTAGCTTGTTGAGCACGCTGGCCTTAAAAAACGTTGGTGTGAAAAACATATGGGTAAAAGCCAGTAGCAAAGCGCACCACACCATCGTGTCCAAGCTAGGTGTTTCACGGATCATTCACCCCGAAGAAGAAATGGGGATCCGGGTAGCACAGGCCTTGAATTATCCCATGGTTAATAATTACCTATCGCTGGGTCATGGCTTACATGTGGTAGAAATCCCAATTAAAGAGAAACTCAATGGCTCGACTATTGGGCTAGTACTTAAAGATCTGCGAGGTTCAGTAGACGCTATTCTCGTCAAACGAGGCCCCACTAAGTTTACTAAACTCGGGCATGACTTTGCGCTCCTCACCAATGACGTGCTCTTGTTGTGTGGCACACGTGCCGAGCTACAGTACTTGGCTCCCCGGCTGATCTAA